From Herbiconiux flava, one genomic window encodes:
- a CDS encoding GNAT family N-acetyltransferase, producing the protein MPQPDEFRYVAADDPLALPLLTELAEEYDARYGDAWGEPASTEINRYPVAEFAPPHGAFVLLLRDGVPIAGGAFKTFDPDTTELKRIWTSKHHRRQGLARRVVAELEDESRRRGFARVYLTTGPRQPEAQRLYAETGYTPLFDTTLTAEEVVIHGFAKSLSGQPLDIEDIRRRHDESLEHFYAALPNRRLGAGRSEVTA; encoded by the coding sequence GTGCCGCAGCCTGACGAGTTCCGCTACGTCGCCGCCGACGACCCGCTGGCCCTCCCCCTCCTCACCGAGCTGGCCGAGGAGTACGACGCCCGCTACGGCGACGCCTGGGGCGAGCCCGCCTCGACGGAGATCAACCGCTACCCGGTGGCCGAGTTCGCTCCCCCGCACGGCGCCTTCGTGCTCCTCCTGCGCGACGGCGTGCCGATCGCCGGCGGCGCCTTCAAGACCTTCGACCCCGACACCACCGAGCTCAAGCGCATCTGGACCTCGAAGCACCACCGCCGCCAGGGCCTCGCCCGCCGGGTCGTGGCCGAGCTCGAGGACGAGTCGCGCCGCCGCGGCTTCGCCCGCGTCTACCTCACGACCGGCCCCCGTCAGCCCGAGGCGCAGCGCCTCTACGCCGAGACCGGCTACACGCCCCTGTTCGACACGACGCTCACGGCCGAGGAGGTCGTCATCCACGGCTTCGCCAAGTCGCTGAGCGGGCAGCCGCTCGACATCGAGGACATCCGGCGCCGGCACGACGAGTCGCTCGAGCACTTCTACGCGGCGCTGCCGAACCGTCGGCTGGGCGCCGGACGGTCGGAGGTGACCGCATGA
- a CDS encoding amino acid ABC transporter permease: protein MSGLSTRERSAEPGGRASVALPVSTGDATAAGTPGTPLPPGIDLKRLAERPVVPLRHPVRWVITAVVLVLLLNFVQTLFTNPAWEWSKVGTWLFAPAILKGLQLTLLATAISAVVSFLGGIVVALGRISGNPVLSTLSWLYIWLFRSVPLILVLIFLFNLGNLYPTIGIGVPFGPQLEVPTFTLLSSLALGVIGLSLSEIAYSAEVVRSGILAVDQGQHEAAKALGIPSRRQFTRIVLPQALRSIVPAYVNQIIGLLKASSLLFYVSLLDLFGVVQNLGSTYPTDIIPLLVVATIWYLVLTSVISVVQYYIERFYARGSVRVLPATPWQRFRGGVRQLSRRPAARPHEPREVV from the coding sequence ATGAGCGGGCTGTCGACCCGTGAGCGGTCCGCGGAACCGGGCGGCCGAGCATCCGTCGCCCTGCCCGTGAGCACCGGTGACGCCACGGCGGCCGGCACCCCCGGCACCCCGCTGCCCCCGGGTATCGACCTCAAGCGCCTGGCCGAGCGCCCCGTCGTGCCGCTGCGCCACCCCGTGCGCTGGGTGATCACCGCCGTCGTGCTCGTGCTGCTGCTGAATTTCGTGCAGACGCTGTTCACGAACCCGGCCTGGGAATGGTCGAAGGTGGGCACCTGGCTGTTCGCCCCCGCCATCCTGAAGGGGCTGCAGCTCACCCTGCTCGCCACCGCGATCAGTGCGGTCGTCAGCTTCCTCGGCGGCATCGTCGTGGCGCTCGGACGCATCTCGGGCAACCCGGTGCTGAGCACGCTGAGCTGGCTGTACATCTGGCTGTTCCGCTCGGTGCCGCTGATCCTGGTGCTGATCTTCCTGTTCAACCTCGGCAACCTGTACCCCACGATCGGCATCGGCGTGCCGTTCGGGCCGCAGCTCGAGGTGCCGACGTTCACGCTGCTCTCCTCGCTCGCGCTCGGCGTGATCGGGCTCAGCCTCAGCGAGATCGCGTACAGCGCCGAGGTGGTGCGGTCGGGCATCCTGGCCGTCGACCAGGGTCAGCACGAGGCCGCGAAGGCACTCGGCATCCCCTCGCGGCGCCAGTTCACGCGCATCGTGCTGCCCCAGGCGCTGCGCTCGATCGTGCCGGCCTACGTGAACCAGATCATCGGGCTGCTGAAGGCGAGCTCGCTGCTGTTCTACGTGTCGCTGCTGGATCTCTTCGGCGTGGTGCAGAACCTCGGCAGCACCTACCCGACAGACATCATCCCGCTGCTCGTGGTGGCGACGATCTGGTACCTCGTGCTGACGAGCGTCATCTCGGTGGTGCAGTACTACATCGAGCGGTTCTACGCCCGGGGGTCGGTGCGGGTGCTGCCGGCGACGCCGTGGCAGCGATTCCGCGGTGGCGTGCGGCAGCTGAGCCGTCGGCCCGCAGCCCGCCCGCACGAACCGAGGGAGGTCGTATGA
- a CDS encoding amino acid ABC transporter ATP-binding protein yields the protein MSAAIEIHNATKSYGDRTVLKGVDLTLAAGTVTVILGPSGSGKSTLLRAINHLEKLDEGYVALGGELIGVTVRGDRLKERRERDILRQRSRIGFVFQNFNLFPHMTVLENVVEAPIAQGAKAPDARARALALLTRVGLADKAGAYPRQLSGGQQQRVAIARALALDPEVLLFDEPTSALDPELVGEVLQVIRTLAGSGKTLVVVTHEIGFAREVADHVVFIDEGEILEQGPPGTVLSAPQHPRTRDFLDKVLA from the coding sequence ATGAGCGCCGCGATCGAGATCCACAACGCCACGAAGTCCTACGGCGACCGCACCGTGCTGAAGGGCGTCGACCTCACCCTCGCCGCCGGCACCGTGACGGTCATCCTCGGCCCGAGCGGTTCGGGCAAGTCGACCCTGCTGCGCGCGATCAACCACCTCGAGAAGCTCGACGAGGGCTACGTCGCGCTCGGCGGCGAGCTGATCGGCGTCACCGTGCGCGGCGACCGCCTCAAGGAGCGCCGCGAACGCGACATCCTCCGCCAGCGCTCCCGCATCGGCTTCGTCTTCCAGAACTTCAACCTCTTCCCGCACATGACCGTGCTCGAGAACGTGGTCGAGGCCCCGATCGCGCAGGGGGCCAAGGCTCCGGATGCGCGTGCCCGCGCCCTGGCCCTGCTCACCCGTGTCGGGCTCGCCGACAAGGCCGGCGCCTACCCGCGGCAGCTCTCGGGCGGCCAGCAGCAGCGCGTGGCGATCGCTCGCGCCCTCGCCCTGGACCCGGAGGTGCTGCTGTTCGACGAGCCCACCTCCGCGCTCGACCCGGAGCTCGTCGGGGAGGTGCTGCAGGTCATCCGCACCCTGGCCGGCAGCGGCAAGACGCTCGTCGTCGTGACGCACGAGATCGGCTTCGCCCGCGAGGTGGCCGACCACGTGGTGTTCATCGACGAGGGCGAGATCCTCGAGCAGGGTCCGCCCGGCACCGTGCTCTCAGCGCCGCAGCACCCGCGCACCCGGGACTTCCTCGACAAGGTGCTCGCCTAG